The Podospora bellae-mahoneyi strain CBS 112042 chromosome 7, whole genome shotgun sequence genomic sequence CATTATGCTAATAACTACTTCTTTTTGTCTGCCACCTTCCCGTTTTTGAACACCACTTTACATGCGTTGGATACCAAAATAGGCTAGCCACCCGTATCGATAAATAGAAAACAATGTCAAGAAAGGAAACACACCGAGCAACTCATTCAGCAGCACAAAAAGACACATCACTCACGACCATACcgacaaccacccccttgCCCCCGCAGCATGTCCCCAAAAGCCGCTCTCATGACTCTGGTATTCTGCTCAAAGAACGGCACCCTGGGATCCTTGCCCAGCGCCGTctgctccctcaccaactcaTCCCACTTCTTACGGCAAGTCGAATTACCAAAGTGATAGCTGCCCCCGTTCTGGACAATATACTCGGCCACCTTCTTCCACGGAACCTTGGCCGACTGTGGGCCCTCCGAGTTATTGTCACGATTCGAGGTAGGGGGTGATAGCTCGCGGACACCTCGCTCGAGAAGGATCAACTAGTATTTCACATGTCAATCAGCCTCGAACctttgttgttgaagccCAAAAAAACTTACATCCATCTCGGACCACTCCggcttcctcaccctctcctccctacTCTTGGTCAGAGCACGATACCGGCCTCGGAGAGTCGACTCGGCCTCAGTGTAGCCACCCTCCTGGCGGATCTGCTTGTACGTCATTCCCTTTTGCCGGCTGGCGATAAGGAACTCGTCCTTGGCCTTGCGATCGGCCAACTCGGCCTCGGTCACTTCTTCGCCGGCTTCGTACAAGGATGGACTCGTACCTGGCGAAGACTGAGAACGAGTGCGATGGTTCGGTGTCAAGGCTGGCAGAGCTGCGGGATGTCTCGGTTTGGCGGCCAGCTTGCTGGTCTTTCTGACTGAAGGTGACATGGACTCGGCTGAGCTCTTTGACCGGCGAGACTTGCTTCCTTGAGGGGTGGCCGGCTTGTCATTGCTCTTGAGCACGGCAGCTGCCAGTAGGCGTGGCACCGGTCGGTCAGGTAGAGTCTTGCGTCCTTTGGACGGGCGGTGTTGCTCGGCGATGTCCATGGGATGAGAGGACGTAGCAGTAGAGGACGAGTCCGCCAGAAAGCTTGTTCGGATGGACTCGGACGATGAGGCATGAGGAAGATCAGAGTCGCAGGCACAGGATTGAAACATGGGCAGATGATTGTGTACCGAGTTCGGGTTCCAGATCCAAGCATCGGCTTGGTGTGGGGAAGCAGGTCTGATGCACGGAAGCGTCTTGTTCCCGAGGTGCTCTTTCGACGCTGGCCAGGGGGGTCGAAGAGGTTCGCTGCTGTCTCTCAGAGCCATGGCTTCCAACATGTCTGACGCGCCAGTTGACGAGAAGCTGCCGCTGGAGGAATCGTAAAGCATATTTGGAAATGGGTTGCTGAGATAGTCGAAGTCATCGTCCTCCGACATCGCACTTGGAGCAGAGAATGGGAGGTCTTGCAGAGGAAGTCCATGACCCAGCCCATGGTCCGTTTGTGGGAGCGTGTTGTGGCCCAAGGTGTAGTGATGGCTCTGATTGTACTCCATCATCACAGCGTTGGCTCCGAACCCGGTCTCTTGACCCCAGTGGTCTCCACCATGAGAAGAGACAAACGAAGTTACCGCGGTCGGTCCACCGCTCTGTTGCCAAtaggaggggttggagaggccCTGTTCAGAAAGAAGGTTTGCGGTGGTCGACTGATGCCAGTTTGTCCTCGGATCTGTTGGCTGAGACTGAGGGTGGGAATAATGTGAAACCGAAACATAAGGTGAAGAGCTATTCAAACCAGTCTGTTCGTCTGCTGCCTGTTTTCGATCAAAGTCGCACCTGTCAGTCGTCCAGTTTTACAGACGGGGTAGCAACAAAGAACctgagaagaaaaaaaaaacgagcGACAACAAGATAAAAAAAACAATCAGACGTACCAGAAAAGTCGCACTGTTGCCTATGCTGCCTGATCGCATCGGAAAAGCTCTCTGATCGTAAATCTCAAGGCCAGAAGGTGGCGAGTGCTGGGATCCACTCTCATCGACCCCTTTGGTGTTGAGCAGCGAGGTCGTGTTGAAAGACATGTCGTGGGGCAGGAGGAGCTGTGGTGTTTTAGCGATGTCTGACTTGAATTCTGCTGCCCAAGCTGCA encodes the following:
- a CDS encoding hypothetical protein (EggNog:ENOG503P5DU); this translates as MLLKRGSSQMDEGHWGTSIPNSRTAEKSKAAVKIDRRRREGLRGKKASQRKPRQLDGWELNSRGECGLPAKGGLDLFINLMRPQVDMLWPVQDLLPSAAWAAEFKSDIAKTPQLLLPHDMSFNTTSLLNTKGVDESGSQHSPPSGLEIYDQRAFPMRSGSIGNSATFLAADEQTGLNSSSPYVSVSHYSHPQSQPTDPRTNWHQSTTANLLSEQGLSNPSYWQQSGGPTAVTSFVSSHGGDHWGQETGFGANAVMMEYNQSHHYTLGHNTLPQTDHGLGHGLPLQDLPFSAPSAMSEDDDFDYLSNPFPNMLYDSSSGSFSSTGASDMLEAMALRDSSEPLRPPWPASKEHLGNKTLPCIRPASPHQADAWIWNPNSVHNHLPMFQSCACDSDLPHASSSESIRTSFLADSSSTATSSHPMDIAEQHRPSKGRKTLPDRPVPRLLAAAVLKSNDKPATPQGSKSRRSKSSAESMSPSVRKTSKLAAKPRHPAALPALTPNHRTRSQSSPGTSPSLYEAGEEVTEAELADRKAKDEFLIASRQKGMTYKQIRQEGGYTEAESTLRGRYRALTKSREERVRKPEWSEMDLILLERGVRELSPPTSNRDNNSEGPQSAKVPWKKVAEYIVQNGGSYHFGNSTCRKKWDELVREQTALGKDPRVPFFEQNTRVMRAAFGDMLRGQGGGCRYGRE